The DNA region TTGTTTGAACCTGATCGACCTCGAACTTTGTATCGAAGTACGTCtcaaaaactaaactaaatggcATTTCAGAACACATTAAATCAACGTGCAAGAAATGCCGCGACGCCCCGGCCCTACTTGCGGGACGACGACGACGAGCACAAATCGAAATACCGTCCCATGTCCACGGGACACTTCCTGGCGGTACTCTGCCTGATGGTCCTGGTCTTCGCCGCCGTCATCGTCATCGAAAAGCAGCTGCCGGTCGGCCTGAAGGTGTCCGATTCGGTCAAAAATACGGACCGATTCATCGCCGAAAGGGCGCACCAGCTGCTCGACAAACTGACCAGGATCGGACCGCGGGTGACCGGCAGCTATCAAAACGAAGTCCTGGCTGTGAATCTACTGAAGGACGAAATCAATAAGATTATAAGGGAGAAAAACGAGAGGCACGTCATCGAGCTGGACGTGCAGAAGGTCAGCGGTGCCTTCAATTTGGAGTTCCTGGACGGGATGACCAACGTTTATCAGGACGTGCAGAATGTGGTCGTGAAAGTCGGTTCGGACATCAATTCGCCCCACAGTTTGCTGATCAATTGCCATTTCGACACTGTTGTCGACAGTCTTGGTAAATATCTCGTCGGTTCAtcaataacaacaaatttggTAAACATGCATAATTAAACAACCACAAATATTTACTGGGATGGACTGTTCATGTCGCGTGCGATCGCggttcatataaaatattcattggcGTTTAATATATTGACGATTCGACCACTTTGTTTTATCACGGAacgattttatcaattattaaaacacagtTTAAGTTTCCTTTGTCCGTCCTttgcttattaattttaaatgggaCAAAGGAAACGACGATTGTGTCTCACATCCTTTAATTATGCGTGTAATCTTCTCGGAATTGTCACATTTATCATTATACACTTATCATCGGTTTTTTACGAAACTTTAACTTTGACCTATTTACCTAGTACAAATACTTATCCATATTACAACTAATTTACGACGTTATTtgtgtaattgtttttattgttattgtctGTTTCGCAATTTGTTATGCAggtgtttttatatattttgaggcTAGTCAGCTAAACAagtgtataattaattgattaataatcgATGTTTCAAACTCCAGACTGTTATAAATTCGTTGAATGTaacaaaacagtttttaaccttttttcgggttaaacattaattttaaaataaaggtgataaatcataaatttgagCATATTAACTGATAACAATAgaacaataaacaacaatgtttttgtgtttaattaggcattttattcgttaaaaacaacaattaccattaattaatatatggaaattgaacatttttacttcagcatattttttcaatcattatttatcataatacAGGGTGATCCATTTAACCTATTCAATAAACGTTTATGTGGAACAGAAACAGTCattgatttgaaatgtttatagcaattacaATTCGATTTGCACTactcttctaatttatttttaacaaaatttcatttacgtTTCGTCATAAGTGTTATTTTCTATGGAtaaccctgtatatttttagatttttaaattctacaagtaattgcaaataaaatggcttaTTATGTCCTATGTCTAAACCCAATGGTATTTGATGCAATTTTGATGTTGAAAAGtattgttatttacttttaattttgtgcattttaAGTCATCGATAATTTTGTTACCTTGtatgttttagcataattaaattgaattgaaaccTTTTGAAGTGTATAGTTTATGCAAGTgtccttaaaaataaattataatgttttaagatGTACAGAATTAAACGTAACGCATAACGAATACCCTGTATAAAACATGAGATTAATAATGGCATCTTATAAGGTGGCCCTTTATTAACGTGTATgctaaaaatgaactttctagcatcaaaattggaggttttacagacattttagttggACCATTGatatgtcaaaatatttaaaaaattaataattaactattggGTTTAAGTATAGGACGTTATATAGCCatttaatttgcaattttaaagagaatttaaaaatctaaatatgtaCTGAATGTTCCATTGAAATcaacaaagttattgatgttttaatatgcacaaaattaaacgtaaataacaaacacatGGTATATAATTTTGGGAGATTAATAATAGCATCTTATAAGAAGGTccttatttaatcaatatgcCAAAAATGTGCTTCCCAGTATCAAAAGTGAAGGCTCtaaagacattttagttagactatcaatctgttaaaatttttgtagccGTTGTTTGAGTTTTCATATATGCCTGTTTTGTTAAACcgtttatttataactgtGGAATATTTGTGGTTGTTTGAGTTTATGCTGATCAATCAGATAACAAAGGAAgtatgatataatataatggATAAGACaaacatatttgtaatatgtaatttaattttagtaaatgtgTGCAGTGACAACCTACCACTTatgtaaactaatttttatgactGTTTATGGGTTActgataacataaatatttaaaaataacttgtgctaatagtttttttaaagtatacatttaaaatatagaaatatttataaaaatttacagtaaATGTAACATTAACAGCCAAATGGTATTCTTCCTTGTAggaatactaaataaatttaactccAATCACAcccaaaatgtatttaaaagataattaattacaggTGCCAGTGATGATGGTGCAGGCTGCGCCGTGATGATCGAAATACTGCGGGTCCTGTCCAAATCCGACAAGATCTTAAGACACAACGTGATCTTCCTGTTCAACGGCGGCGAAGAAAACTTCATGCCCGCCTCGCACGGTTTCATCACTCAACACAAATGGGCCAAAGAGGTATCCGTCCCGCAATTAAATCGCCATCCTTAATCACACTTCGATCTTCAGGTACGGGCTTTTATCAATTTGGAAGCGTGCGGCGCCGGCGGCAGAGAAGTGCTCTTCCAGGCCGGCCCCAATCATCCGTGGATCCTGGAAACTTACTCGGAAGAAGTGCCTTATCCATACGCCTCGTCGTTGGCCCAGGAAATATTTCAGAGCGGCGTCATACCCGGCGACACCGATTATCGTATTTTCAGGGACTTCGGAAACATTTCAGgtgtgtataaataattctataatcTAGAAACTATATATAAATCTTCGTTTTTAGGTTTGGATTTTGCGTGGTCGGCAAACGGCTATGTTTACCATACGAAATTCGACTCGATCGAACAAATACCATTGGGATCGTTGCAAAGGACCGGCGACAACATTTTGGCTCTTGCGCGTGGTAAACGCTTCCACGATTTGTTGTAATCCATGTTAAAGCGTCCTTTGTTCTAGGTATGGCACAGGGCCACCAATTGAGCAACGTTGAGGAGTACCGTGCTGGTAATTTGGTGTTCTTCGACTTTCTAGGTGCCTTCGTCATCCGATGGCCCATGCTCATTGCCGACGTCATCAACATATCGACTGTGATACTTTCAgtatattctatttataataattttaaagaggcTGAAGTGACTGACAGTAAATCCGTTAATAATCGCATGTTGAACGTTTTGCACGTTGTTCGTAATTTCAGGTTTAAAGAAACGACAATACAATAAGAAGCTTTTAGGATGCGTAGTCATTGTGTTTGTCTCCTGGTTGTTGTCTCTTCTGGTGGCCGTTGCGTTGGCCACCGTTTTAAACGGACTGGGACGAACCATGAGCTGGTTTGCCCGTCCACTGTGGGCATTCTTCTTGTACGTCATTCCAACTATTTTAGTTTCCATGGCCACAATCCTCTTACACGCCAAACACTACAATAAGGTAAAATTACTGATCAATGTAGAAACAACCCAATAaccagtttgtttttttaGGATCTAGAGTTGTCCCCTTGGAggatgtttcaaatttattacgatgcatatcaattaatttggaCTGTGGTACTAGTTTTGGGCATACTGCTAAGAATTCGATCCAGTTTTATAGCTTTATCATGGGTGTTCTTCGTTTCAATAGGGAACGTTTTGAAGTCGTACCTTTTCGGCAAATGGAGAGGTACGTATCGCTTCACCCACAATTCGTTTAGTTACTTATATCAAAATCTTGTAGTAATGACAGAAATTAGAGGCTTAGAATGCACAGATAGCTGGCTATCGAAATTTTTATTCGAAGAAATCAGCCATCACTATAAATTAGTCAAATATTTAGTCGTCGGAATTTTCGTACACCAGAGAGTTTTTCAGATCCGTCGAAGTGGTTGCTGCTCCATATTGGAGTGGTGGGCCTGCCGTTCGTCCAGAGTTTCTACCTGATAATAGGAGCACTTTATTTGTTCATCCCGATTATGGGTAGGGCTGGTGCTGGTAGCCACGCAGAAATACTCATAGCAGTGCTAGTTAGTACTCTGTTCGCGACGCTTATTAGCTTTGCGGTGCCGCTGATATTGTTAGTTCGCAAAGTGGAGCGCATATTCAGTTTGTTGTTCGGTGTTTTTCTGATCTCTTTGGCTGTATTAATCTTAACCCCGTTGGGATTCCCCTACTCCGGGGAGCCCGGCTCGTTGGCACCGCAGAGGTTTATGATAGCAGTAAGTTTGTACGTTTTCGACGCCTTGATCCGGTATAATTAACGTCGATTTTCAGCATACCAAAAGGACATTCCACGATGAAATGGGGACGATTACGGGCGAGTCTTCGGGTTACTGGATAGCGAACATGGACATCAACAGTCCGCACACTGTTGATCGTTACGCACCAGACA from Aethina tumida isolate Nest 87 chromosome 1, icAetTumi1.1, whole genome shotgun sequence includes:
- the LOC109608281 gene encoding endoplasmic reticulum metallopeptidase 1 is translated as MPNTLNQRARNAATPRPYLRDDDDEHKSKYRPMSTGHFLAVLCLMVLVFAAVIVIEKQLPVGLKVSDSVKNTDRFIAERAHQLLDKLTRIGPRVTGSYQNEVLAVNLLKDEINKIIREKNERHVIELDVQKVSGAFNLEFLDGMTNVYQDVQNVVVKVGSDINSPHSLLINCHFDTVVDSLGASDDGAGCAVMIEILRVLSKSDKILRHNVIFLFNGGEENFMPASHGFITQHKWAKEVRAFINLEACGAGGREVLFQAGPNHPWILETYSEEVPYPYASSLAQEIFQSGVIPGDTDYRIFRDFGNISGLDFAWSANGYVYHTKFDSIEQIPLGSLQRTGDNILALARGMAQGHQLSNVEEYRAGNLVFFDFLGAFVIRWPMLIADVINISTVILSVYSIYNNFKEAEVTDSLKKRQYNKKLLGCVVIVFVSWLLSLLVAVALATVLNGLGRTMSWFARPLWAFFLYVIPTILVSMATILLHAKHYNKDLELSPWRMFQIYYDAYQLIWTVVLVLGILLRIRSSFIALSWVFFVSIGNVLKSYLFGKWRDPSKWLLLHIGVVGLPFVQSFYLIIGALYLFIPIMGRAGAGSHAEILIAVLVSTLFATLISFAVPLILLVRKVERIFSLLFGVFLISLAVLILTPLGFPYSGEPGSLAPQRFMIAHTKRTFHDEMGTITGESSGYWIANMDINSPHTVDRYAPDMANAYLVQEDCEKHLYCGMPYFVPVLTMIWKTHWLPGPEPHLLNPVNMTVLSKENIVGGQRITIQVSGPTHLGVMISPVLGASLDKWSIPTPNPLAGPKWKGRDTYFIYYAYGLDPVPLKFSMDFKVPPGHKGPIMDFVVTSHYLFGPGKTTKELDKFLGQFPHWTAVTSWTASYESWLI